A window from Theobroma cacao cultivar B97-61/B2 chromosome 3, Criollo_cocoa_genome_V2, whole genome shotgun sequence encodes these proteins:
- the LOC108661368 gene encoding remorin-like, whose amino-acid sequence MESSKGSTMDKELQRINTQQLESKINAWREREKAKVDHKADRKMAETQSWQEEMKACNEAKSKMIEVSAEKLKKLKIEQLKNKEAQVQKTVAEKKASIEAQREKGKIAIDDKAEKYRATNTLPKTCFGICKKL is encoded by the exons ATGGAGAGTTCCAAAGGTTCTACAATGGACAAAG AGCTTCAAAGAATTAATACACAACAACTCGAGTCGAAAATTAACGCttggagagaaagagaaaaggcaAAAGTAGATCACAA AGCGGATCGAAAGATGGCTGAAACTCAGTCCTGGCAGGAGGAAATGAAAGCATGTAACGAGGCCAAATCAAAAATGATTGAG GTAAGTGCAGAGAAACTGAAGAAACTGAAAATAGAACAACTGAAAAATAAGGAAGCTCAAGTTCAGAAGACGGTAGCAGAGAAAAAGGCATCCATCGAAGCTCAACGTGAGAAAGGGAAAATTGCCATTGATGACAAGGCTGAAAAGTATCGTGCCACTAATACTCTTCCCAAGACCTGTTTTGGtatttgtaaaaaattataa